The segment TTGTAGTCAtgaatatagtcttgactatatgttagtctatagtcttgactatagtctggtctatggtcttgactataggctagtctatagctttTACTATTGTAGGCTATAGTCCGAACTATAATCTGTTATAAAGTATTAAATCTTGGCTGTAGTATTACTCTGTCATGACTGTAATCTAGATAATAGTCTCTACTGTATTTTATAGTCTAAAGTGCttacagtctagtctgaagtcttgactataatatagtctatagtttatattatagtctagtaaatagtcttaACTGTAGCTTATATAtagtattattaattttctacatatttatttcaaatctttAACATTTATACTTCACTTAActgtttttgaaaagaaaaaaaaaaattataatataattccaATCGACACGTAACAAACTTTATGGGGCGTGTTCCATATTAACCGCCAATCGAACTCACTACATGACCATACATGcataatttacttaatttaaaatgctttgttttcatattgcaagtctataaatatattactataataaaaactgaatgaaaaaaaaaaacgactataaaaaaaaacttatttattcttATAATTTTGCATTACATTGTTTATATAcactaataaaaaaaacgtttaaaatgaCGCAATTATTACAACATTAACTCACGTACTTTTACACTTAAAcagatattgaaaaattttgaataaaaatatgatttacaaAATGATTGtagcttttttttttaaaaaaaagattgttaagataaattatttaatttttttttttttgatactaacaaaaacaatgactttgttaaatttttttgaaaatatttagtttggaattttgttttgtaaaatattttaagcaaaaaaaaaaaaaaataatactaattGTCTTTATAAAATCTTGTGCTgcaagttattttttgttttaagaacaaagaatttttgaaatttctataattattaaataaaaagcatGTTATcttttgtattattgttgttttctctTTTATAAATGGCAAAAGTATACAGGGTGTCGCACTAAGTGAAAGAACAGTGTGAAATACAAAACTGTTtgaaagagaatttttaaaactgCAAGGAAATTAATTATGGACACTATGAGATTAATTTTGAACTAGACTAAATGtcagtaaaaactttaaattctaaaatctaaatattaaaatctttttgcTGCTTGCAACACCCTCCAAACTTCAGTTTATCCGAACCAGTCCTATAGCCGtttgttgctttattttataattactcATCATTCTTGAGAATATTATCTATTAATTGTTGGGCATATGATGAtgattgaaatataaatattaaatttaatatttcgatgttatcgttgttgttgctgttgttacaTTCTCTACAACATGAAGTGCATTATTGTCTTCTGTAAAGAACACAGAACAGAAAGCCAACagctacaacaactacaacacaaaaaattatcaaaatgtcaACAAAGGGCAATCCAGCCAACACAAAATCAAAGTCGACTCAAAAGTTGTTGTAAGCAGCAGCACAAAGGaatattaataacttttttttcgcTGTTGTATGGATTTTTATTCCAAAGACCATCatccataaaaaaaaaaaaacaaaaaataagtaaaatataaaaaaatatgtatatattgaaaCAACAAAGATTTCAGAGATGAAGTTCAATTACCCTAAAACTTAACtgcaaaaaaaacagaaattaacAATTGcccaaaaaattgaaattatttacaaattgtttatatattttttatgcaaataataaaaaactctaCCAACTgccacaaatataaataaacagcatgtaaatttgtaataaaatgttgaattttttttattattatttacccaAAAAAAATCTGTACGTGGACACGTATAAAAATTCCTCTTACAAATGATGAAGAACATTTACACAAATGTGTCTAAAAggaattgcaaataaaattagtaaaaaaaaaagatttcaagttttttcttttttaaattttaacacaaatattaatGTCTTAAAAATGTAGCACCTTTTTCCCAAACACAAAAATTGACGCATGATGactgtatatttcttaaaatatccaaaaaattccatttaataagaatatgtactataaaattcaaaatggctattttaaaaattatccagaaatatattttttttacttttccaaagaaaagttaactattgttaatatattttagtccatagcctaatctacagtctagtctttagtgtactctatagtcaagtctagagtCTAATCGAGtttttagcctatagtctacagtctagtctatactctagtctataatctagtctatactctagtctataatctaatctatagtctagtctgtagtccagtctatagtctagtctaatgtagactagactaaagactatagactagactatagactagactgtttgctagactgttgactagttcgtagtccagtctatagtctagtctacagtctagtcaacagtctagcaaacagtctagtctacagtttagtctatagtctagtatatagtctagtctataatcttgtctacagtctagtctatagtctagtatatagtctagtctataatcttgtctatagtctagtctatagtctagtctatagtctagtctatagtctagtctatagtctagtctatagtctagtctatagtctagtctatagtctagtctatagtctagtctatagtctagtctatagtctagtctatagtctagtctatagtctagtctatagtctagtctatagtctagtctatagtctagtctatagtctagtctatagtgtagtcaatagtctagtgtatagtctagtatacagtctagtctatagtctagtatacagtctagtctatagtctagtttgttgTCCAGCCTTTAGTCtcttctatattccagactatagcaaAACTGATgaataatcaatttaaaaatttatatcaaaatcaaatgtttaaaaattactacaaattttaattcttcAACATTacgaaaacaaatcaaatattttgatttttaattatttatacattgtaaaaatataattttaaacaatgagtttttattttgcatttatttgtttgtgtataatatggtgttttaaataataataaaaaatgaaaacgtTACGTATTTAAAATGACATTGACATTGACCCACCTACGCCGCGTTACCAACGCTTgtttttattagtaattttttgtttttctgttatgACTCTCCCTCTATAATAAAGAATTGTTTTGCCTGCTCAAGTGTAAACAAtgtattacagtttttttttttgtgtataccCTACAGCAAGGAGTTGTTGAGGATATAGGAGATTAGTGACTTTATTTATTGGGGTGAATGaagaacaaacaaaacaagCAAATCTGTTTAACTCATTAAGTCGACATTGTCTgtcttaacaattttaaaatcaacCGAAAACTAATTCTTTTTAAACCTTTTGAAAATAGTTTgtttatgaattaatttttaatgtcaGTTGTTGCAGCTAGAATGAACTGTATTTGTAATCTTTTAAATGGGTACATGCTCTCAAATATTCCTAAACGAATGTCCAGGGtacaattttgtaaatgtcTTATAAACTTAGGGTATAATAGAGTCTAATTAGtttgttttagttaatttttcattttgtttgttgtaaatAATATGTTTCACTCTTTCCTTTATACAATTTACATCTATATTGTGATTAATACTATATAAGAAACTACTACCACTAATACCGTTATAATATTTCTCAATTTTTCAAGCATGTCAACGcgaaaaattcattcattcctCCTGTCATACTTAATTAAAAGCTCATATATACTAAAATACGTACAGTATATAATatctttatttaattctttttttttttttttttgttaaatatagcATAGCTACAAGTGCTAGACAGATTGGTTATTGtagaaattatataattgtatagttttatatatgaaaatgtgGCGCCATTTATATTGAAagcatttacatacatatatacagtgaatcaattaagttttttgcctacctttttttaaaagaattttgttttttattcatacataaaattcgaaaaaaggtaaaaagtaaatttatgttttccaattaaaaatagagattgtgtaaaatggcaaaaccaagaaaaatatattaaaatacaaattttggtgcatttgttgttgcattttattattttccatcaTAATTTTCACTTCAATAATTCCGGTTAAATTCgttgggtttttcaaattattttttaattactttttggaatttattcctttattgttaaaaggacgagagttaagtattttttcaattgtaatttgcaaaaatcattattatgtttaaaggataataatgagacAATTTCGatgtaaaaaattagttttgatttctaaaaaaatataaaacaatgaaattatgaaatgtttaatcaataacattaaaaaatataaaatagaataattgatgaaatgatccaaagaattattagaaaaaacgcactgagtggtgcTTCAAAATCTTGAACAGCCAAAGGGAGGcaacttgtatccaaggaaaatcATTGGACTCTTGATTTAgcttctccaaaatccatatacgaactaggaggaaaactatgtttaaatttagacctccaAACAGACCTTAGAATGcatggaaccaatgtaaagtaaagtttcgtgtagtacaggaaaaataataaaataaagcatttaaaatatgaggttgaaaatcaggatTTTAGCATGTAATGACCAAAAacctagattatttttgttataatatatatatttatacctgactaaacattttttctaggtccaaatccattgattatctaatatatcatgtatccaattcaaaattacttattattttcgaaatttaatgaaagaaacaatagatttaatgttaaatcaattattgataaattcttataggtatataggataataaatcgattaagaaatgtcgttccactactaaaatatttaaaaatgttattctaatatataggtgtaatataaatattaaattttataaaataatgcagcaatattaaaaaaaaaaataacaaaaaacctaaaaaagcaaaatactttattgaactagaaaattaacaatacgttcacattttatcaaaaatctcattaattaatataacgattttacttttaatggtagaaaattaatatataaaatattctttaaaaaatacaacaaacaaattgctttattttgctataaataacTGTTCAGatgaagttttttcttaaaatttataaaattttacataggcaaattatttaattgattcactgtatatttaCACATTCGTTTGGCATAATGATGacgttttttgcaaaaaaaacacactcttaaaaacaaatcatgcacattttaacacttttatcaGAATGTGTTTGTCACAACAAAGTGTTGTAACATATGTTCAATGGAGACATTGAGTCTTAAGGATTtaaagaattgaaaaataatttcaataatttttattacatttattatcGTTAAATATCTATATATTGAGAGTATGTCGAAATGAAATTGTTGatatatttcaaagaaattgttgcctactttaaggctgattaaattaaatttattaattgaactaattgaaaattcttaaatatataaaaattattttaaaataaatataaacataaaaagctaaattcaaatattctccatttttatatatatttttttttaagtttttaactaatatctgtatttttctttttcttttaggcTCAACGTCCTGAAAACACCGTAATGCAAGCACTCGAATCCCTAAATGACTCACAAGTCAATGATTTCCTTAGCGGTAAAACACCTTTGAATCTTAGTATGCGTTTGGGCGATCACATGATGTTAATACAACTGCAGCTGAGTACTGTTAATCCGGTTAATGGTGTTTCACATAATGGAGCCAATTGCAGTAGTTCCTCGTCACGACAACGTTCGagtcatcatcaccatcatcatcatcgtagTAGTCGAACGTCAGCAGCCACAGCATCAGCAGCTACACAGACAGCTGGTGCAGCAGCCAATCatagtcatcatcatcatcaccaccatcatcatcatcataactCTAATGCCGCAGTGGCGGGAGGAGCAACTACCACCACCGCCAACTTAACACCTACAGCAGTGTCGGTAGCGACAACCGCACAAAATGTTACCGCAGTGAGAAAATTAGAATTGGATACTACAACCTGTCAGACACCTCGTAACACTAGCAGCAACAcctcaacagcagcagcagcccACTTAAGCAGATCAGCTGGTATCACAAATGGAGTAGCTTCCTCCTCTACAACCTTAACTAAAAATTCGGATTTAAGTTCATTTTTAAGTAAACGCGACTATGAAAGTCTACAGAATATTGTTAAAAGTATTGCAATGGCTCAACCTTCACGTTTAGTACAACAATCAATCAGCTCAACCCATACAGGAGCAAGCTCTTCATCTTCCGTACCAGCACCCTCAACAATCGCTTCTAGTTCCAGTGTTCCGGTAGTAGCTGCACCTACATTTCATAATCCCTCAGAGGCCGTTTTATTAGAACAATCTCCTATTAAATCTTTGTCGAATCTAGTATCCAGTCCTATTAAAACCACAGCCATTAAAAACATTCCCAATATATCGAATACCGGCAACAGTTCCTCTTCAAACAATAGCGTAGCCATTGGACCTCATACAGCCTCGATTTCTGCTGTCTCAGCCTCTAGTTCAAATGCCTCAGCTGCTGCTGCCGCTAACTCAGTCATGTGTCAAGATCCTATAGCTGCTAAATTGACTTCATGTTTATGCACCCGGTTAAATGGTGGACTAGGAACTGCTAATAATACACCACATGCTTCAGCTAAGCAATGTATGGAAACTGCTTGCAATACCCAGCTGCAAACAATgccccaacaacaacagcaccaccaacatcatcatcaacaacagccACTGCAACCACATGCAACTCGTACTAGCACTAGCACCATTATGACCAGCACTCCCAACTACAAAGCCACCCTAACACCAGGCTCCATTATTGCCTCTCTAAATGGTGCAACGAATTCTTCTTCAGCCTCATCGTCGTCCTCGAGATCTTCGTCTTCTTTACATAAGACCGCTCATAATCCCATTTCACGTaaacatcgtcatcatcatcaccaccatcatcatcaccatcattatcatcatcctGCAGCAGTACAACAGCTAACTAATGTTAGTAACCAGAAAATGTTATCAAACACCTCGACACCCATTAAAGTTGTGGCCAATGATAGTGGTTTTAATTCGGCAGATGATTCCTCATTGAACGTTTCCTCTACTAAAGCAACTTCGGCATCACCCACTAGCAACATTAGTCAAACACCGCTAAGTAATCCCAACACTACTCCGGTAGTAGTGACACCTTTAGCTACCTCGTCTTCTACACCAGCAGCAGCCAACGCTGCTAATACACCTACAGCTGCAACGACAGCCACAGCCACCCCAATTGAACTCGATGATTCTGGCATTGTTTCCGATTCTCGTACTTTAGCTGAGGCTTCTCGCAATCTAACACAAACCTTGCGTAAACTATCCAAAGAAGTATTCACCAATAAGATAGATTTTTCTGCCAGTGAAGAAACTCCACGTAAGAGTGGTTCGGGCGCTGTCATTGAATCGATGAAGAATCATGGCAAAGGCATATATTCGGGCACATTTTCGGGTACATTAAATCCAGCTCTGCAGGACAGATATGGTCGTCCGAAACGGGATATATCGACAGTTATTCATATATTAAATGATCTTTTAAGTGCTACACCACAATATCATCGTGGTGCTCGTATTAGTTTTGAGGCTCCTTCCACTTCGGCCGCAGCTGCTGCATCGGTAGCTGCAGCTAGTGGTTCTACTGGTACTGTGCATCATAGTTCCAGAAGTAAACATGTAAGTAGATtcctttcaatttaattttttttttgtactcttcttagcCGAATTAGTTCGGAGCTTTCAACCAATAATATAATTAGTTTATACATAAGTTTGAGAGCGGTTGgactaaaaagtttttaatttcaaattcttttatacaatttttttataacgacaatttctttaatatgattttcctcgtttaaaaattctaataaaaaaatatgtgttttttttttctttctttttttagctTTCCTCTAAACACCATCAATCTTCTCATCCTTGTGTCAAATGTATTAAAACTCACAATTCTTCATCGTCTACAGTCAATTTACAATCTGCCTCAACATCAAATGCCGCTGGCATAATAAGCCACAACACAGCATCaccatcatcttcatcatcgtcCTCGTCGCCAGTATGCGCCTATGGTGAATGCAATGGCCATTATGTCAGCAGTAAATCACAATCGACTAAACCGACCTATCCCTGCTGTCAACAAGATAACAGCACAACAAACACCGCAACACCATCAACAACAGCCAACGCATTAGCACAACAACATCCAGGCGGTTCCTCTAACACTGCAAATGgtcaccaccatcatcatcatcacaatcATGGTTCGTCCTcgcatcatcatcaccatcaccaCAGTCAAATGGTCGATGAACGTAAAGTGTGTCAGTGTCGCTATCGTGTACACTCGGAGACGGGCGAACGTGAACGTGACTATACCTGTCAAAAGTGTGCCGCTGAATTggataatattaaaactaaatctaaATTAGATCAATTACGTTTGGTAATGCAACAGCGCAAACAAAAACGAGAGGCTCGCAAATTGAAGGGAGCCCCATATGGCGCTCGTGTAGTGGGCACTACAACCTCAGCAACAGCTACTGGTGTTGCAGATAATTCAGCCTCCTCATTGACTGCTTCGAATAGTACCATAAGCACCCCAATAAGTGTGGCCACCTCGGCTGCTACACCCAGTGAAGTTTCACCCAATCATTTGGTTGAAGAAGTTGATACAGCtgcttaaacaatttttttgaaggAAGCAAAACAATCTAAACGAAATTGAATAacgaaaaatttgaatttgaaacTAATCGTAACaacaagatttttattttaacttttgttgAAACAAgtcaatttagttatttttttttaaaggaaaattcttattttttgttttctgtaacaattcagttcaatttcattattaattgcaatcaaattattttttaattttatttttatgtagcatttattagtttttagtaAACCACCACTCTTCTCTCACATTACCACCATTTATTaacactaaaaaaataaaaaaaacaacaaacaactactattattattaaatattataaaacactttgaaatgcaaaatatttttttttaagtttttaattctgcttattttttattattaactttaaaatagttaGTTTCGCTTTAGCAAggacaattttattattgttatttgaattgttaattgtattaaggtttcttttttctctttatattataaatacttACACTATTTTTGGggggaatatttaaataattttaattgtttattcttatatttatagaaaaattgctaattttattaatttacttaaaactaaatgaatttttttcttttgttggctttaatatttaagcttttcttaaaaactacttaaacaaatatatacccTTAACTaactacttttatataaatttaaaaaaaaatatcattcagttttagaaaaaaactaaaggtaaaactttattaaatttacatttttttcaatagctttataaaacatttttatttaaattttgctcTGCTGGCTGAGCTTTAAAACAACTTGAAAACATTTT is part of the Lucilia cuprina isolate Lc7/37 chromosome 3, ASM2204524v1, whole genome shotgun sequence genome and harbors:
- the LOC111679461 gene encoding midnolin homolog, which encodes MEKSTDSSSTSSASSSSSSRGSGGTTTTTALAAGSNNNTATASSEANHHHQQQQQLEQQILQKPHHQTTSSLTTPTKNQLNNSLGCGPSSTSTITTTKTAATTITSLDNRGGCSSNLNSNHNTLSSSLNNNTLFGHQSSNNNNTTTTTSSISTSNAATLSNLASSSSSGSAAVTASSSTSSSSSSSSSSSQMAPINLNISTTTGGNFSVSVDPQITVENLKKIIAKKLKVAKDRICLLHREKELQDGLLKENNLMDGSKIILIPNVETGLLAQRPENTVMQALESLNDSQVNDFLSGKTPLNLSMRLGDHMMLIQLQLSTVNPVNGVSHNGANCSSSSSRQRSSHHHHHHHRSSRTSAATASAATQTAGAAANHSHHHHHHHHHHHNSNAAVAGGATTTTANLTPTAVSVATTAQNVTAVRKLELDTTTCQTPRNTSSNTSTAAAAHLSRSAGITNGVASSSTTLTKNSDLSSFLSKRDYESLQNIVKSIAMAQPSRLVQQSISSTHTGASSSSSVPAPSTIASSSSVPVVAAPTFHNPSEAVLLEQSPIKSLSNLVSSPIKTTAIKNIPNISNTGNSSSSNNSVAIGPHTASISAVSASSSNASAAAAANSVMCQDPIAAKLTSCLCTRLNGGLGTANNTPHASAKQCMETACNTQLQTMPQQQQHHQHHHQQQPLQPHATRTSTSTIMTSTPNYKATLTPGSIIASLNGATNSSSASSSSSRSSSSLHKTAHNPISRKHRHHHHHHHHHHHYHHPAAVQQLTNVSNQKMLSNTSTPIKVVANDSGFNSADDSSLNVSSTKATSASPTSNISQTPLSNPNTTPVVVTPLATSSSTPAAANAANTPTAATTATATPIELDDSGIVSDSRTLAEASRNLTQTLRKLSKEVFTNKIDFSASEETPRKSGSGAVIESMKNHGKGIYSGTFSGTLNPALQDRYGRPKRDISTVIHILNDLLSATPQYHRGARISFEAPSTSAAAAASVAAASGSTGTVHHSSRSKHLSSKHHQSSHPCVKCIKTHNSSSSTVNLQSASTSNAAGIISHNTASPSSSSSSSSPVCAYGECNGHYVSSKSQSTKPTYPCCQQDNSTTNTATPSTTANALAQQHPGGSSNTANGHHHHHHHNHGSSSHHHHHHHSQMVDERKVCQCRYRVHSETGERERDYTCQKCAAELDNIKTKSKLDQLRLVMQQRKQKREARKLKGAPYGARVVGTTTSATATGVADNSASSLTASNSTISTPISVATSAATPSEVSPNHLVEEVDTAA